A single region of the Chryseobacterium culicis genome encodes:
- a CDS encoding phosphocholine-specific phospholipase C produces MNRREFLEKSSLLLAGLGTSNVLHPSILKALAIDPAAQSTFYDAEHVVILMQENRSFDHAFGALKGVRGFLDKRAFVKQDGHSVFFQKNDDGKYASPARLDLRNTKSTWMSSLPHSWADQQKALNKGKYDQWLQAKASGNKDYKNIPLTLGYYNREDLPFYYQLADAFTIFDQYFCSSLTGTTPNRLFLWSGTLREQQNGKVKANVVNENIDYDKARQAKWKSFPEILEEHNVSWRIYQNEISLPKGMSGEQEAWLSNFTDNPIEWFSKFNVKFSKGYYQNIPNIIAYLKQEIEKNPNQKERLEAMMAEVQEDQVKYHPDNYSKLSKEEKNLHEKAFTTNSNDPDYWKLEIGKDENGERLVVPEGDVLFQFRKDVEEKKLPLVSWLVAPEHFSDHPGSPWYGAWYISEVLNILTKDPETWKKTIFIINYDENDGYFDHVLPFAPPMNPSQPVDMNGKEGVEYVDQSQEYMSNPSLKNYEKIEGTVGLGYRVPMIIASPWTKGGFVNSEVSDHTSVLQFLEKFIMKKFKKDVHVDNISDWRRAVCGDLTSAFNSTSVKAPQMDYLNQKEYAKTINAAKNKPVPHLKWYAENELKNNLLEIQERGLKPSNPLPYHFHVNLEGEQIKMSNLKENGVPLLVYDRTQFDSKDYHFSYALYSKQELSHAVHSGAYDYEIFGPNGFFRKFQGSISPEMEIILENMTAKNQVELTIRNNKKKNFSINLEDLYTKNKKTIFVQKSEEKIIIDLDKFKGWYDLKITSNDHLWHFSGRIETGKVSVSDPHWA; encoded by the coding sequence ATGAACAGAAGAGAATTTTTAGAAAAATCAAGTCTTTTATTAGCAGGATTAGGAACGTCAAATGTTCTCCATCCTTCCATTTTAAAAGCTTTAGCTATTGATCCGGCTGCACAGTCTACATTTTACGATGCAGAACATGTTGTAATCCTGATGCAGGAAAACCGTTCATTTGATCATGCTTTTGGGGCACTCAAAGGAGTGAGAGGCTTTTTGGATAAAAGAGCATTTGTAAAGCAGGATGGACATTCCGTATTTTTTCAAAAGAATGATGATGGAAAATATGCATCTCCTGCCCGACTGGATTTAAGAAATACAAAATCTACATGGATGAGCTCACTGCCTCACTCATGGGCCGATCAGCAGAAAGCACTGAACAAAGGAAAATACGATCAGTGGCTTCAGGCTAAAGCATCAGGAAATAAAGATTATAAAAATATACCGCTTACATTAGGGTATTATAACCGTGAAGACCTTCCTTTTTACTATCAGCTGGCAGATGCATTTACCATATTCGATCAGTATTTCTGCTCTTCACTTACCGGAACAACTCCCAACAGATTATTTCTTTGGTCCGGAACGTTGAGAGAACAACAAAACGGAAAGGTAAAAGCCAATGTTGTGAATGAAAATATTGATTATGATAAAGCAAGACAGGCAAAATGGAAGAGTTTCCCTGAAATTTTGGAAGAGCACAATGTTTCGTGGAGAATTTATCAGAATGAAATCAGTCTTCCAAAAGGAATGTCCGGCGAGCAGGAAGCCTGGTTAAGTAATTTTACAGATAACCCGATTGAGTGGTTTTCAAAATTCAATGTTAAGTTTTCAAAAGGATATTATCAGAATATCCCCAATATTATAGCCTATCTGAAGCAGGAAATTGAAAAAAATCCTAATCAGAAAGAAAGACTGGAAGCCATGATGGCTGAGGTTCAGGAAGATCAGGTAAAATATCATCCGGATAATTATTCCAAACTTTCTAAAGAAGAAAAAAACCTTCACGAAAAAGCATTTACCACCAACTCTAATGATCCTGATTACTGGAAACTGGAAATCGGAAAGGATGAAAATGGAGAAAGACTGGTTGTTCCTGAGGGTGATGTACTGTTCCAGTTCCGTAAAGATGTGGAAGAGAAAAAACTTCCGCTGGTTTCCTGGCTGGTAGCTCCTGAACATTTTTCAGACCATCCGGGATCACCATGGTACGGAGCATGGTATATTTCTGAAGTTCTGAATATTCTGACCAAAGATCCTGAAACCTGGAAAAAAACCATATTCATCATCAATTATGATGAAAATGACGGATATTTTGATCATGTCCTGCCTTTCGCTCCACCTATGAACCCAAGCCAGCCTGTGGATATGAACGGAAAAGAAGGCGTGGAATATGTGGATCAATCTCAGGAATACATGAGCAATCCTTCTTTAAAAAATTATGAAAAAATTGAAGGAACCGTTGGATTGGGTTACAGGGTTCCAATGATCATCGCTTCCCCATGGACAAAAGGAGGATTTGTAAATTCCGAAGTATCGGATCACACTTCTGTACTGCAGTTTCTGGAGAAATTTATCATGAAAAAATTCAAAAAGGATGTGCATGTTGACAATATCAGTGACTGGAGAAGAGCTGTATGTGGTGATCTCACCTCTGCTTTTAATTCTACCAGCGTAAAAGCACCACAGATGGATTATCTGAATCAGAAAGAGTATGCTAAAACCATCAATGCCGCTAAAAATAAACCGGTTCCTCATCTGAAATGGTATGCTGAAAATGAACTTAAAAACAATTTGCTTGAAATTCAGGAAAGAGGGTTGAAACCATCCAATCCACTGCCGTATCATTTTCATGTCAATTTAGAAGGCGAACAGATAAAAATGTCCAATTTAAAAGAGAATGGTGTTCCGCTTTTGGTGTATGACAGGACTCAATTCGACAGTAAGGATTATCATTTTTCATATGCCTTATATTCAAAGCAGGAATTATCTCATGCTGTACATTCCGGAGCTTATGATTATGAAATTTTCGGTCCCAATGGCTTTTTCAGGAAATTCCAGGGAAGTATTTCACCGGAAATGGAGATAATTTTAGAGAATATGACCGCAAAAAACCAAGTGGAACTGACTATAAGAAATAACAAAAAGAAAAATTTCTCCATCAATCTGGAAGATTTGTACACAAAAAATAAAAAAACGATTTTTGTACAAAAATCAGAAGAAAAAATAATTATTGATCTTGATAAATTTAAAGGGTGGTATGATTTGAAAATAACGTCAAACGATCATCTGTGGCACTTTTCCGGACGTATAGAGACGGGAAAAGTCTCTGTTTCTGATCCGCATTGGGCATAA
- a CDS encoding SDR family oxidoreductase, with product MTIIITGTSSGIGFALAEYFGKKGHQVYGLSRKHTESEYFRSIPTDVTDNTAVQNAIAEVLKTETRIDVLINNAGMGMVGAVEDSTKEDILKLFSLNLAGPVQMMSAVLPKMREHKFGKIINVSSIGSEMGLPFRGFYSASKSALDKVTEAMRYEVYPWNIEVCSLHLGDIKTNIADNRVIAQVSQPYKNVFDKVYALMNSHVNDGTDPLEVAEYIEKLLAKNKWKAHYYFGKFGQKIGVPLKWILPQGTYENLMKKYNKLD from the coding sequence ATGACCATCATTATTACAGGAACCTCATCAGGAATCGGGTTTGCATTGGCCGAATATTTTGGTAAAAAAGGACATCAAGTATACGGATTAAGCAGAAAGCATACGGAAAGTGAGTACTTCAGATCCATCCCTACAGATGTTACTGATAACACAGCTGTTCAGAATGCCATCGCTGAGGTTCTAAAAACAGAAACCAGAATTGATGTTTTAATTAATAATGCCGGAATGGGTATGGTAGGAGCAGTAGAAGACTCTACGAAGGAAGACATTCTGAAGCTTTTCAGCCTTAATCTTGCCGGACCTGTCCAGATGATGAGTGCTGTTCTTCCCAAAATGCGTGAGCACAAATTTGGAAAAATCATCAATGTTTCTAGTATCGGAAGTGAAATGGGACTGCCTTTCCGCGGATTTTACTCAGCATCAAAATCAGCATTGGATAAAGTAACTGAAGCAATGAGATATGAAGTTTATCCATGGAATATTGAAGTATGCTCTCTGCATTTGGGAGATATTAAAACCAATATTGCAGACAACAGAGTGATAGCACAGGTTTCCCAACCTTATAAAAATGTTTTTGACAAAGTATATGCGTTGATGAATTCTCATGTGAATGACGGAACTGATCCATTGGAAGTAGCAGAATACATTGAAAAGCTTTTAGCAAAAAATAAATGGAAAGCTCATTATTATTTTGGTAAATTCGGGCAGAAAATCGGGGTTCCGTTGAAATGGATTCTTCCCCAGGGAACTTATGAGAATTTAATGAAGAAGTATAATAAACTGGATTAG
- a CDS encoding autotransporter assembly complex protein TamA encodes MKLFLKIFFVLFCIFTQAQKKQYWLIDTETKIRKKVKDSTSAVKFLDSLAQSNYFFTQLKDVKIKGDSTEIFYDKGKNFNETYVNLTDSLVQKLKIQKDFFTKNLDSTKKSINKAYIDEGYSFSRIKSKYKGQKNGYPIVELDINKNDKRSINGFVVKGYEKVPKRFIKNLEKEFKGKNYDDKNLLAINKTFQSHPFLTLERQPQTLFTKDSTSIYLFLEKKKTNTFDGVIGFGNDKTSKFTLNGTMNVNFRNMFNGFETVNLYWQRNPDKGQTFDLRVDIPYLFKSNVGMDTKVNIYRQDSTFANVKFLPAFYYHINNRNKIGLRATLESSTIIDTLYVQGKDYNKKGIGIWYEMTEPTDIDLFLYKTRINAGYDFLTTTYSKDNIKANQNQFYFFGEHNYHISGNHFLNIKGEGAMMDSKIEFSANELYRFGGWNSMRGFNENSLAADFYYYGSLEYRYLIGNQAFFDFFGQYGQLNNKSLKVKPKLYSVGLGFNFFIPIGLMSFQLSNGNEFGNPFKFNDIKIHWGILSRF; translated from the coding sequence TTGAAACTGTTTCTGAAAATATTTTTTGTACTGTTCTGCATTTTTACACAAGCGCAGAAGAAACAATATTGGCTGATTGATACGGAAACTAAAATCAGAAAAAAAGTAAAAGATTCAACTTCTGCAGTCAAATTTCTGGATTCATTAGCCCAAAGTAATTATTTCTTCACCCAACTGAAAGACGTAAAAATAAAGGGTGACAGCACTGAAATTTTCTATGATAAAGGGAAGAATTTTAATGAGACCTATGTAAATCTTACGGATTCTCTTGTTCAGAAACTGAAAATTCAGAAAGATTTTTTCACTAAGAACTTAGATTCTACCAAGAAAAGTATCAACAAAGCCTATATTGATGAAGGCTATTCTTTCAGCAGAATCAAATCTAAATATAAAGGGCAGAAAAATGGTTATCCTATTGTAGAACTTGATATCAACAAGAATGACAAAAGATCGATCAACGGATTTGTTGTCAAAGGATATGAAAAAGTTCCTAAAAGATTCATCAAAAATCTTGAAAAGGAATTTAAAGGTAAAAATTATGATGACAAAAACCTTTTAGCCATTAATAAAACCTTTCAGAGTCATCCTTTTCTAACGCTTGAACGGCAGCCACAAACATTATTTACGAAAGATTCTACCAGTATTTACCTTTTTTTGGAAAAGAAGAAAACCAATACTTTTGATGGGGTCATCGGATTTGGGAATGACAAAACTTCCAAGTTTACCTTAAACGGAACGATGAATGTCAATTTCAGGAATATGTTCAATGGTTTTGAAACCGTTAATTTATACTGGCAGAGAAACCCGGATAAAGGACAGACTTTTGATCTTCGGGTGGATATTCCGTATCTGTTCAAATCGAATGTCGGAATGGATACAAAAGTAAACATCTATCGTCAGGATTCTACTTTTGCCAATGTAAAATTCCTCCCAGCCTTTTATTATCACATCAACAACCGGAACAAAATAGGTTTAAGGGCAACTCTGGAAAGCTCAACAATTATTGACACCTTATACGTTCAGGGAAAAGACTACAACAAAAAGGGAATCGGGATATGGTATGAGATGACAGAGCCCACCGATATTGATCTTTTCCTTTATAAAACAAGGATCAATGCCGGATATGATTTTTTAACAACCACCTACTCTAAGGATAATATTAAAGCCAATCAAAACCAGTTTTATTTCTTTGGAGAACATAACTATCATATTTCAGGAAACCACTTTCTGAACATCAAAGGAGAAGGAGCGATGATGGATTCTAAAATAGAATTCTCTGCGAATGAATTATACCGTTTTGGAGGCTGGAATTCCATGCGGGGATTTAATGAAAACTCTCTTGCTGCCGACTTCTACTACTACGGAAGTCTGGAATACCGCTATCTGATTGGCAATCAGGCATTCTTCGATTTCTTTGGACAGTATGGACAGCTCAATAATAAATCCCTGAAGGTAAAACCTAAGCTCTACAGTGTCGGGCTCGGTTTCAATTTCTTCATTCCCATCGGTTTGATGAGTTTCCAGCTGTCTAATGGTAACGAATTTGGAAATCCTTTTAAATTTAATGATATCAAAATTCACTGGGGAATCCTGAGCAGGTTCTAA
- a CDS encoding WxL protein host-binding domain-containing protein: MIKRILLLITLILQFSFLHAGIVILNGLTHSYKIENGKVYKGKVAIENTSSTPQSVKLFLQDYTYHADGTINYTALRTNTRSNGEWLKLNTNLVTLKGKEKTEIFYEITVPNQAMDPGSYWSVIIVEPVEEIKPSDNKPGVNITSVIRYAIQVITDFETEKAKPDLKFESVKVEKMEEKKTAKVAIANTGNLYCKPTASIEVYNRKTGEKVGTYSSLTMGLLPGTSKTFYIDISKLPPAQYKAAIIATDEEENAFALNVELEVKND, from the coding sequence ATGATAAAGCGTATCCTTCTTCTGATCACCCTGATTTTGCAGTTCAGCTTTTTACATGCCGGTATTGTGATTCTCAATGGGCTTACGCATTCTTATAAAATAGAAAACGGAAAGGTTTATAAAGGAAAAGTTGCGATTGAAAATACCAGCAGTACTCCTCAAAGTGTAAAATTATTTTTACAGGATTATACCTACCATGCGGACGGAACGATCAATTATACAGCATTACGTACCAATACACGCAGTAACGGCGAGTGGCTAAAGCTCAATACCAACCTTGTTACGCTTAAAGGTAAAGAAAAGACTGAAATATTCTATGAAATAACAGTTCCCAATCAGGCCATGGATCCCGGAAGCTATTGGAGTGTGATTATTGTAGAACCGGTAGAAGAGATAAAACCCAGCGACAACAAACCAGGAGTGAATATCACTTCTGTTATACGATATGCCATTCAGGTTATTACAGATTTTGAAACAGAAAAGGCCAAACCGGACCTTAAGTTTGAAAGTGTAAAGGTGGAAAAAATGGAGGAAAAAAAAACCGCAAAGGTAGCAATAGCCAATACCGGTAATCTTTACTGTAAGCCCACAGCCTCCATTGAAGTTTACAACCGCAAAACAGGCGAAAAGGTGGGTACTTATTCAAGTTTAACAATGGGGCTGCTCCCAGGCACCTCCAAAACATTTTACATTGATATCAGCAAATTACCCCCTGCTCAATACAAAGCAGCGATCATAGCGACCGATGAAGAGGAGAATGCTTTTGCACTCAATGTGGAATTAGAAGTAAAAAATGATTAG
- a CDS encoding SusC/RagA family TonB-linked outer membrane protein codes for MKKTLATFAVFLLPLYFSAQEINISGNVKSENGSSVSGVNITDKNTGKTATTDQNGNFTISANPKDILEFFAPDFSVYTVEVSSKKQYSVVLKKPNEKQIEGVVITALGIAKKKEKIGYSTQEVGTKQFETITTPSIGNLFSGQVAGLNVSNPTGMQQAPQFTLRGNSNLVFVIDGVIVEKEVFQNLDPNNIENINVLKGATASALYGSRGRYGAVLITTKTAKKKGFSVEFSQNTMITSGFTNLPKTQTEYGNGSHGKYEFWDGADGGVNDGDMIWGPKFVPGLQIAQWNSPIRDKVTGQVVPWYGAVTGTQYDDKSRYERVPIDWKYHDNLNTFLKPAVINNNNFAISYRNNKDVYRFSGNFMNYDDRVPNSYLQKYGINFSSENHLGDKLIFDTKFNFNQAFTPNIPNYDYNPSGHMYTILIWMGGDVDGNALKNHMWIPGREGRAQANWNYAWYNNPWFGAEYYKNQNRTNIINAQTGLEYKATQDLSVKGKISLVENHSKTEVLSPYSYFNYSAPRSGGYILKDNKTWNLNYDVLATYKKKISENFDFTINAGGSAFYYKNNNNERSTDGLKIPEVYTFENSIGALKNYTYLKEKLIYSAYSTIDIGLYNAFFINISGRNDWSSTLPKANRSYFYPSASISAVISNLVKLPESINMLKLSASWAKVAYDFQPYSIRNYYLNNQGITFNGNPTYYYPTTLNVENSLKPEQTKSYELGLSAGFLNNRITLDATYFRTLDYNNILQFPAAESSGFTSQYVNGNEYTTKGFEVSLGLVPVKTADFTWKTLINWSTYEQKLTSIYDNMPNYNNIKLGERMDSYYDYTWQKSPDGKVILDANSGMPTRANTPSNLGHFNPDWTFGFNNTFKYKKFTLNIGIDGSIGGVMRSQVVEKMWWGGKHPNSVAYRDLEYANPGTYYFVPDGVNYNPATGLYTPHTKAISFQDWAQNYPYQARVTQDESEEFANVFDRTFIKLRSVVLEYDFSSLLNPKGMVKGFTANISAYNLAMWKKSKNLYSDPDFQIRSGRKEDITNDIQDPSSRWFGIGFNLKF; via the coding sequence ATGAAGAAGACTCTAGCTACTTTTGCCGTTTTTTTACTTCCCCTTTATTTTTCCGCTCAGGAAATCAATATTTCCGGAAATGTAAAATCAGAAAATGGCTCTAGTGTTTCCGGTGTAAACATCACTGATAAAAATACAGGAAAGACTGCTACTACAGATCAAAATGGTAATTTCACCATTTCTGCAAACCCTAAAGACATTCTTGAGTTTTTTGCTCCTGATTTTTCTGTTTATACCGTTGAGGTTTCTTCCAAAAAACAGTATTCTGTTGTCTTAAAAAAGCCAAACGAAAAACAGATTGAAGGCGTTGTCATTACCGCATTAGGTATTGCCAAGAAGAAAGAAAAAATAGGGTATTCCACTCAGGAAGTAGGAACAAAACAGTTTGAAACAATCACCACTCCAAGTATTGGAAATCTTTTCTCCGGACAGGTCGCTGGTTTGAATGTTTCCAATCCAACGGGAATGCAGCAGGCACCACAGTTTACATTGAGAGGAAACTCCAATCTGGTTTTTGTCATTGACGGCGTGATTGTAGAAAAGGAAGTTTTCCAGAATTTAGATCCTAACAATATTGAAAATATTAACGTACTGAAGGGAGCTACCGCTTCTGCTCTGTATGGTTCGAGAGGACGTTACGGTGCAGTGTTAATTACCACGAAAACCGCTAAGAAGAAAGGCTTCTCTGTAGAATTTTCTCAGAATACCATGATTACGTCAGGATTTACGAATCTTCCAAAAACCCAGACTGAATATGGTAACGGTTCTCACGGAAAATATGAATTCTGGGACGGAGCTGATGGTGGAGTTAATGACGGAGATATGATCTGGGGACCAAAATTTGTTCCCGGTTTACAGATAGCCCAATGGAACAGCCCAATCAGAGATAAAGTAACAGGACAAGTAGTTCCATGGTACGGAGCTGTGACAGGAACTCAGTATGACGACAAATCAAGATATGAAAGAGTTCCGATCGACTGGAAATATCATGACAATTTAAATACTTTCTTAAAACCTGCGGTGATCAATAATAACAACTTTGCGATCAGCTATAGAAATAACAAAGATGTATACAGATTCTCTGGAAATTTCATGAATTATGATGACAGAGTTCCAAATTCCTATCTTCAGAAATATGGAATTAACTTCTCCTCTGAAAATCATCTTGGAGATAAATTAATTTTTGATACGAAATTCAATTTCAACCAGGCTTTTACCCCTAATATTCCCAACTACGATTACAACCCAAGCGGACACATGTACACCATTTTGATATGGATGGGAGGTGACGTAGATGGAAATGCACTGAAAAACCACATGTGGATTCCCGGAAGAGAAGGAAGGGCACAGGCCAACTGGAACTATGCATGGTACAATAACCCATGGTTCGGAGCGGAATATTATAAGAATCAGAACAGAACCAATATCATCAATGCACAGACAGGTTTAGAATATAAAGCTACACAGGATCTTTCAGTAAAAGGGAAAATATCTCTTGTGGAAAACCACAGCAAAACGGAGGTATTGAGTCCTTATTCCTATTTCAATTACAGTGCGCCAAGAAGTGGTGGTTATATTTTGAAAGATAATAAAACATGGAACCTCAACTATGATGTACTGGCAACTTACAAGAAAAAAATATCTGAAAACTTTGATTTTACAATCAATGCCGGAGGTTCAGCTTTTTATTATAAAAACAATAACAATGAAAGGTCTACAGATGGATTGAAAATTCCTGAAGTATACACCTTTGAAAACTCAATCGGAGCACTCAAAAATTACACTTATCTGAAGGAAAAACTGATTTACAGTGCCTATTCAACGATTGATATCGGGTTGTATAATGCTTTCTTCATCAATATTTCAGGACGTAACGACTGGTCTTCCACGCTTCCTAAAGCCAACAGATCTTACTTCTACCCTTCTGCTTCCATCAGTGCTGTGATTTCAAACCTGGTAAAATTGCCGGAATCTATCAACATGTTGAAACTTTCCGCTTCATGGGCAAAAGTAGCCTATGACTTCCAGCCTTATTCCATCAGAAATTATTATCTGAATAATCAGGGAATCACTTTCAATGGAAATCCTACGTATTATTATCCAACGACTCTGAATGTAGAAAACTCTTTGAAACCGGAGCAGACAAAGTCATATGAATTAGGTTTAAGTGCAGGTTTCCTGAATAACAGAATTACCTTAGACGCCACTTATTTCAGAACATTAGACTATAATAATATTCTTCAGTTCCCGGCGGCAGAGTCATCAGGTTTCACCTCCCAATATGTAAACGGAAACGAATACACCACAAAAGGATTTGAAGTTTCCCTTGGTTTGGTTCCTGTAAAAACTGCCGATTTTACTTGGAAAACATTGATCAACTGGAGTACTTACGAACAAAAATTGACTTCCATTTATGACAATATGCCGAACTATAATAACATTAAGTTAGGGGAAAGAATGGACAGTTATTATGACTATACCTGGCAAAAGTCTCCGGACGGAAAAGTTATCCTTGATGCCAATTCAGGAATGCCCACAAGAGCCAATACACCAAGCAACCTGGGACATTTCAATCCGGACTGGACTTTCGGCTTCAACAACACATTCAAATACAAGAAATTTACTTTAAATATAGGAATTGACGGAAGCATCGGAGGTGTGATGAGGTCACAGGTCGTAGAAAAAATGTGGTGGGGCGGAAAGCATCCCAATTCTGTAGCCTACAGAGATCTTGAGTATGCTAATCCGGGAACCTATTATTTTGTACCGGATGGAGTCAACTACAATCCTGCTACCGGCCTTTATACTCCACACACAAAAGCGATAAGTTTCCAGGACTGGGCACAGAATTATCCATACCAGGCAAGAGTAACGCAGGACGAAAGTGAGGAGTTTGCCAACGTTTTTGACAGAACCTTCATCAAGCTTAGATCTGTAGTTCTGGAATATGATTTCTCTTCATTACTGAATCCAAAAGGAATGGTAAAAGGTTTCACCGCCAATATTTCTGCCTATAACCTGGCGATGTGGAAAAAATCAAAGAATCTTTACTCCGATCCTGATTTCCAGATCAGAAGCGGAAGAAAAGAAGATATCACCAACGATATTCAGGATCCGTCCAGCCGATGGTTCGGAATCGGATTTAATCTTAAGTTTTAA
- a CDS encoding SusD/RagB family nutrient-binding outer membrane lipoprotein — MKNNSNIIKGIKGKTAKGVMKSIFAAGLLTLASCESNLDKINENPNDQASIDPKYLLTFVEKYTFQVNGDNMYASRMMIGTDGENSYQYMKWNDASFEVYTKGLLNTGKMMQEAEKRGNKNYLAIGKFLRAYHFFNISLKVGSAPYSEAAKGESGITQPKYDTQEAIMSGILSELKEANDLINTNDKIEGDIVYNGDALKWKKLINSFRLKVLITLSKKTTVGNYNIATEFTSIAGSQSLMTSIADNGELKFADAADSRYTMFNNSGYGSSLYMADYFINMFKDRHDPRLFTFAAQTTGAKEAGKAITDYTGYNGGNPTSPYSDNAALITAKNISKVNDRFYKDPTNEPASVLSYSELEFILAEATARGWISGSAKTHYDNAIKASFSFYQTYVKNPGQYFSGFDINQYLATPLVVYNNADPLQTQLEKIMTQKYMTMFHQAQWTSYYDYLRTGYPNYPLKAGVAAPFRFRYPQSEYSYNSTNLKTALAAQYGGNDNINSKPWWLQ; from the coding sequence ATGAAAAATAATAGTAATATAATAAAAGGGATAAAAGGTAAAACAGCAAAAGGGGTAATGAAGAGTATCTTTGCTGCAGGACTTCTGACGTTGGCATCATGTGAATCCAACCTTGATAAAATCAATGAAAACCCTAATGATCAGGCCAGCATTGATCCTAAATATCTACTGACCTTCGTTGAAAAATATACATTCCAGGTAAATGGTGATAATATGTATGCCTCAAGAATGATGATTGGTACTGATGGTGAAAATTCTTACCAGTATATGAAATGGAATGATGCTTCTTTTGAAGTCTATACCAAAGGACTTCTGAATACAGGAAAAATGATGCAGGAAGCAGAGAAAAGAGGAAATAAAAATTACCTTGCCATTGGTAAATTTTTGAGAGCCTATCACTTCTTCAATATCAGTTTAAAAGTGGGAAGTGCTCCCTATTCTGAAGCGGCAAAGGGCGAATCAGGCATTACACAACCTAAGTATGACACTCAGGAAGCAATTATGTCCGGAATTTTATCAGAATTAAAAGAAGCCAATGATCTTATTAATACCAACGACAAAATTGAAGGTGACATTGTATATAACGGTGATGCTTTAAAGTGGAAAAAACTGATCAACTCATTCCGTCTAAAAGTTTTAATCACACTTTCGAAAAAAACTACAGTAGGAAATTATAATATTGCTACAGAATTTACTTCTATTGCAGGGAGCCAGTCTTTGATGACTTCTATTGCAGATAATGGTGAACTTAAATTTGCCGATGCAGCAGACAGCCGATATACTATGTTTAACAACAGCGGATATGGTTCCAGTTTATATATGGCAGATTACTTTATCAATATGTTCAAAGACAGGCATGATCCCCGTTTATTTACTTTTGCAGCACAGACTACAGGAGCAAAAGAAGCCGGAAAAGCCATCACAGATTATACAGGATATAACGGCGGAAATCCTACTTCCCCATATTCTGACAATGCAGCACTGATCACGGCAAAAAATATCTCTAAAGTAAATGACCGTTTTTATAAAGATCCTACCAACGAACCTGCGTCTGTATTAAGTTATTCAGAACTTGAGTTTATCCTGGCTGAAGCTACCGCAAGAGGCTGGATTTCCGGATCTGCAAAAACCCATTATGATAATGCAATTAAGGCAAGTTTCAGTTTTTATCAAACGTATGTAAAAAATCCGGGACAATATTTCTCAGGATTTGATATCAACCAATATCTGGCGACTCCTTTGGTAGTTTACAATAATGCTGATCCTCTGCAGACACAGCTTGAAAAAATCATGACTCAAAAATACATGACCATGTTCCATCAGGCGCAATGGACTTCTTATTATGACTATCTGAGAACGGGGTATCCAAACTATCCTTTAAAAGCAGGAGTGGCAGCTCCTTTCAGATTCAGATATCCACAATCTGAATACAGCTATAACAGTACTAATTTAAAAACTGCTTTGGCAGCCCAGTACGGAGGAAATGACAATATCAATTCCAAACCTTGGTGGTTACAATAA